A DNA window from Patagioenas fasciata isolate bPatFas1 chromosome 1, bPatFas1.hap1, whole genome shotgun sequence contains the following coding sequences:
- the LOC136100429 gene encoding uncharacterized protein — protein MAGLKKKDPSRDISDLSLLPASVTSPRTTRLSHALWKENQSLREENQNLQQKNRAFRMENKAYYKENESIQRENKVLWEQNKVLQRKHRDSPEEETKHLEKQQKALQQQNKALREEIKALKTQERAFAMEEKALQQEILALWEENKAFKEQLKALQKDDKAIQEEEKALHEEKHALHEEKRALQEENKALQDEKKALQSQEEALQEEHKVLHEWQKMLQEEEENSISKESDA, from the coding sequence ATGGCTGGCTTAAAGAAAAAAGATCCCTCAAGGGACATCAGCGATTTGTCGCTGCTGCCTGCATCTGTCACCTCCCCTCGCACGACACGACTTAGCCACGCACTTTGGAAGGAGAATCAGTCCCTTcgagaagagaatcaaaacctTCAGCAAAAGAACAGAGCTTTTCGTATGGAGAACAAAGCCTATTATAAGGAGAATGAAAGTATCCAAAGAGAGAACAAAGTCCTTTGGGAACAAAATAAAGTCCTTCAAAGGAAGCATAGGGACTCTCCAGAGGAGGAAACAAAGCACCTTGAGAAACAGCAAAAGGCCCTCCAACAACAAAATAAAGCCCTCAGAGAAGAGATTAAGGCTCTCAAAACACAAGAAAGAGCATTTGCGATGGAGGAAAAAGCTCTTCAGCAAGAGATTTTAGCTTTATGGGAGGAAAACAAGGCCTTCAAGGAACAGCTTAAAGCTCTTCAAAAAGATGACAAAGCCATTCAGGAAGAGGAGAAAGCTCTTCATGAGGAAAAACATGCCCTCCATGAGGAGAAACGTGCCCTTCAAGAGGAGAACAAGGCCCTTCAAGATGAGAAAAAGGCCCTACAAAGTCAGGAGGAAGCCCTTCAAGAAGAGCACAAAGTCCTCCATGAATGGCAAAAGATGCttcaagaggaagaagaaaacagtatAAGTAAAGAATCAGATGCTTAG